In one window of Epinephelus fuscoguttatus linkage group LG20, E.fuscoguttatus.final_Chr_v1 DNA:
- the LOC125881099 gene encoding calcium/calmodulin-dependent protein kinase type II subunit gamma-like isoform X2, whose translation MATTATSTRFTDEYQLYEELGKGAFSVVRRCVKKSSGQEYAAKIINTKKLSARDHQKLEREARICRLLKHPNIVRLHDSISEEGFHYLVFDLVTGGELFEDIVAREYYSEADASHCISQILESVNHIHQHDIVHRDLKPENLLLASKMKGAAVKLADFGLAIEVQGDQQAWFGFAGTPGYLSPEVLRKDPYGKPVDIWACGVILYILLVGYPPFWDEDQHKLYQQIKAGAYDFPSPEWDTVTPEAKNLINQMLTINPAKRITAEQALKHPWVCHRSTVASMMHRQETVECLRKFNARRKLKGAILTTMLVSRNFSVGRQHTNSAAAASSTASLAQEACKSLLNKKSDSAKPSTNNSKNSIVSAINALKDTNMATNAQMESQSTVVHNPPDGVKGSTESNATNDEEEMKADSSAQSSATEEMPPLLPSPQSSPAIPPHDVKRMAWNSTGNSSCPDSELSQSSMPAAPLGSNTVAAISNTKQTRKQEIIKITEQLIEAINNGDFDAYTRICDPGLTSFEPEALGNLVEGMDFHKFYFENLLSKNSKPVHTTLLNPHVHLIGEDAACIAYIRLTQFVDTTGRPRSSQSEETRVWHRRDGKWLNVHFHCSGAPAAPLQ comes from the exons ACCATCAGAAGCTTGAAAGGGAAGCTCGTATCTGCCGTCTGCTGAAGCACCCCAACATTG TGAGACTCCATGACAGCATTTCAGAGGAAGGCTTTCATTACCTAGTCTTTGACCT GGTGACGGGAGGAGAGCTTTTTGAAGACATTGTAGCCAGGGAGTACTACAGCGAGGCTGATGCCAG TCATTGCATTAGTCAGATCTTGGAGAGTGTCAATCATATCCACCAGCATGATATTGTGCACAGAGACCTCAAG ccCGAGAACCTGTTGTTGGCCAGTAAGATGAAGGGAGCTGCAGTGAAGCTGGCAGACTTTGGCCTTGCTATCGAAGTGCAAGGAGACCAGCAGGCTTGGTTTG GGTTTGCAGGCACCCCGGGTTATCTGTCCCCTGAAGTCCTGAGGAAGGACCCCTACGGCAAGCCTGTGGACATTTGGGCTTGTG GTGTTATTCTCTATATCTTGTTAGTGGGATATCCTCCGTTCTGGGATGAAGATCAACACAAACTCTATCAGCAGATCAAAGCTGGGGCATAcgat TTCCCGTCCCCAGAGTGGGACACCGTGACTCCAGAGGCAAAGAACCTGATCAACCAGATGTTGACCATTAACCCAGCTAAGAGAATCACTGCCGAACAGGCCCTCAAACACCCCTGGGTCTGC CACCGTTCTACAGTGGCGTCCATGATGCACAGACAGGAAACTGTTGAGTGTCTCCGCAAATTCAACGCTCGCCGAAAACTCAAG ggaGCCATCCTCACCACCATGCTGGTGTCCAGAAACTTCTCAG TGGGCCGGCAGCATACCAACTCTGCTGCTGCCGCCTCCTCCACGGCCTCACTGGCTCAGGAAG catGCAAAAGTTTACTCAACAAGAAGTCAGATTCTGCTAAG CCTTCTACCAACAACAGTAAGAACAGTATAGTGAGCGCCATCAATGCCCTGAAAGACACCAACATGGCAACCAACGCCCAGATG GAATCTCAAAGCACAGTGGTGCACAACCCTCCTGATGGAGTCAAG GGATCAACGGAGAGCAACGCCACCAACGACGAGGAGGAAATGAAAG cGGACAGTTCGGCGCAGAGCAGCGCCACAGAGGAGATGCCCCCACTTCTGCCCTCACCTCAAAGCTCACCTGCCA TTCCGCCGCATGACGTAAAGCGCATGGCATGGAACAGCACGGGCAACAGCTCCTGCCCTGACTCTGAGCTCTCACAGTCCTCCATGCCTGCCGCTCCGCTAGGGAGCAACACTGTCGCTGCTATAAGCAACACTAAGCAGA CTCGTAAACAGGAGATCATCAAGATAACGGAGCAGCTTATTGAAGCGATCAACAATGGAGATTTCGATGCCTACAC GAGGATTTGCGATCCTGGACTCACTTCTTTTGAACCCGAGGCCCTGGGGAACCTGGTGGAGGGCATGGACTTTCACAAGTTCTACTTTGAAAACT TGCTGAGCAAGAACAGCAAGCCCGTCCACACCACTCTGCTCAACCCACACGTGCACCTGATCGGTGAGGATGCTGCGTGCATCGCCTACATCCGGCTCACACAGTTTGTGGACACCACGGGCCGCCCTCgctccagccaatcagaggagacCAGGGTGTGGCATCGTCGCGATGGCAAGTGGCTCAACGTTCACTTCCACTGCTCAGGAGCGCCTGCTGCACCACTACAGTGA
- the LOC125881099 gene encoding calcium/calmodulin-dependent protein kinase type II subunit gamma-like isoform X9: protein MATTATSTRFTDEYQLYEELGKGAFSVVRRCVKKSSGQEYAAKIINTKKLSARDHQKLEREARICRLLKHPNIVRLHDSISEEGFHYLVFDLVTGGELFEDIVAREYYSEADASHCISQILESVNHIHQHDIVHRDLKPENLLLASKMKGAAVKLADFGLAIEVQGDQQAWFGFAGTPGYLSPEVLRKDPYGKPVDIWACGVILYILLVGYPPFWDEDQHKLYQQIKAGAYDFPSPEWDTVTPEAKNLINQMLTINPAKRITAEQALKHPWVCHRSTVASMMHRQETVECLRKFNARRKLKGAILTTMLVSRNFSVGRQHTNSAAAASSTASLAQEACKSLLNKKSDSAKPSTNNSKNSIVSAINALKDTNMATNAQMESQSTVVHNPPDGVKGSTESNATNDEEEMKGRKARKQEIIKITEQLIEAINNGDFDAYTRICDPGLTSFEPEALGNLVEGMDFHKFYFENLLSKNSKPVHTTLLNPHVHLIGEDAACIAYIRLTQFVDTTGRPRSSQSEETRVWHRRDGKWLNVHFHCSGAPAAPLQ, encoded by the exons ACCATCAGAAGCTTGAAAGGGAAGCTCGTATCTGCCGTCTGCTGAAGCACCCCAACATTG TGAGACTCCATGACAGCATTTCAGAGGAAGGCTTTCATTACCTAGTCTTTGACCT GGTGACGGGAGGAGAGCTTTTTGAAGACATTGTAGCCAGGGAGTACTACAGCGAGGCTGATGCCAG TCATTGCATTAGTCAGATCTTGGAGAGTGTCAATCATATCCACCAGCATGATATTGTGCACAGAGACCTCAAG ccCGAGAACCTGTTGTTGGCCAGTAAGATGAAGGGAGCTGCAGTGAAGCTGGCAGACTTTGGCCTTGCTATCGAAGTGCAAGGAGACCAGCAGGCTTGGTTTG GGTTTGCAGGCACCCCGGGTTATCTGTCCCCTGAAGTCCTGAGGAAGGACCCCTACGGCAAGCCTGTGGACATTTGGGCTTGTG GTGTTATTCTCTATATCTTGTTAGTGGGATATCCTCCGTTCTGGGATGAAGATCAACACAAACTCTATCAGCAGATCAAAGCTGGGGCATAcgat TTCCCGTCCCCAGAGTGGGACACCGTGACTCCAGAGGCAAAGAACCTGATCAACCAGATGTTGACCATTAACCCAGCTAAGAGAATCACTGCCGAACAGGCCCTCAAACACCCCTGGGTCTGC CACCGTTCTACAGTGGCGTCCATGATGCACAGACAGGAAACTGTTGAGTGTCTCCGCAAATTCAACGCTCGCCGAAAACTCAAG ggaGCCATCCTCACCACCATGCTGGTGTCCAGAAACTTCTCAG TGGGCCGGCAGCATACCAACTCTGCTGCTGCCGCCTCCTCCACGGCCTCACTGGCTCAGGAAG catGCAAAAGTTTACTCAACAAGAAGTCAGATTCTGCTAAG CCTTCTACCAACAACAGTAAGAACAGTATAGTGAGCGCCATCAATGCCCTGAAAGACACCAACATGGCAACCAACGCCCAGATG GAATCTCAAAGCACAGTGGTGCACAACCCTCCTGATGGAGTCAAG GGATCAACGGAGAGCAACGCCACCAACGACGAGGAGGAAATGAAAGGTAGGAAAG CTCGTAAACAGGAGATCATCAAGATAACGGAGCAGCTTATTGAAGCGATCAACAATGGAGATTTCGATGCCTACAC GAGGATTTGCGATCCTGGACTCACTTCTTTTGAACCCGAGGCCCTGGGGAACCTGGTGGAGGGCATGGACTTTCACAAGTTCTACTTTGAAAACT TGCTGAGCAAGAACAGCAAGCCCGTCCACACCACTCTGCTCAACCCACACGTGCACCTGATCGGTGAGGATGCTGCGTGCATCGCCTACATCCGGCTCACACAGTTTGTGGACACCACGGGCCGCCCTCgctccagccaatcagaggagacCAGGGTGTGGCATCGTCGCGATGGCAAGTGGCTCAACGTTCACTTCCACTGCTCAGGAGCGCCTGCTGCACCACTACAGTGA
- the LOC125881099 gene encoding calcium/calmodulin-dependent protein kinase type II subunit gamma-like isoform X5 — MATTATSTRFTDEYQLYEELGKGAFSVVRRCVKKSSGQEYAAKIINTKKLSARDHQKLEREARICRLLKHPNIVRLHDSISEEGFHYLVFDLVTGGELFEDIVAREYYSEADASHCISQILESVNHIHQHDIVHRDLKPENLLLASKMKGAAVKLADFGLAIEVQGDQQAWFGFAGTPGYLSPEVLRKDPYGKPVDIWACGVILYILLVGYPPFWDEDQHKLYQQIKAGAYDFPSPEWDTVTPEAKNLINQMLTINPAKRITAEQALKHPWVCHRSTVASMMHRQETVECLRKFNARRKLKGAILTTMLVSRNFSVGRQHTNSAAAASSTASLAQEACKSLLNKKSDSAKESQSTVVHNPPDGVKGSTESNATNDEEEMKADSSAQSSATEEMPPLLPSPQSSPAIPPHDVKRMAWNSTGNSSCPDSELSQSSMPAAPLGSNTVAAISNTKQTRKQEIIKITEQLIEAINNGDFDAYTRICDPGLTSFEPEALGNLVEGMDFHKFYFENLLSKNSKPVHTTLLNPHVHLIGEDAACIAYIRLTQFVDTTGRPRSSQSEETRVWHRRDGKWLNVHFHCSGAPAAPLQ; from the exons ACCATCAGAAGCTTGAAAGGGAAGCTCGTATCTGCCGTCTGCTGAAGCACCCCAACATTG TGAGACTCCATGACAGCATTTCAGAGGAAGGCTTTCATTACCTAGTCTTTGACCT GGTGACGGGAGGAGAGCTTTTTGAAGACATTGTAGCCAGGGAGTACTACAGCGAGGCTGATGCCAG TCATTGCATTAGTCAGATCTTGGAGAGTGTCAATCATATCCACCAGCATGATATTGTGCACAGAGACCTCAAG ccCGAGAACCTGTTGTTGGCCAGTAAGATGAAGGGAGCTGCAGTGAAGCTGGCAGACTTTGGCCTTGCTATCGAAGTGCAAGGAGACCAGCAGGCTTGGTTTG GGTTTGCAGGCACCCCGGGTTATCTGTCCCCTGAAGTCCTGAGGAAGGACCCCTACGGCAAGCCTGTGGACATTTGGGCTTGTG GTGTTATTCTCTATATCTTGTTAGTGGGATATCCTCCGTTCTGGGATGAAGATCAACACAAACTCTATCAGCAGATCAAAGCTGGGGCATAcgat TTCCCGTCCCCAGAGTGGGACACCGTGACTCCAGAGGCAAAGAACCTGATCAACCAGATGTTGACCATTAACCCAGCTAAGAGAATCACTGCCGAACAGGCCCTCAAACACCCCTGGGTCTGC CACCGTTCTACAGTGGCGTCCATGATGCACAGACAGGAAACTGTTGAGTGTCTCCGCAAATTCAACGCTCGCCGAAAACTCAAG ggaGCCATCCTCACCACCATGCTGGTGTCCAGAAACTTCTCAG TGGGCCGGCAGCATACCAACTCTGCTGCTGCCGCCTCCTCCACGGCCTCACTGGCTCAGGAAG catGCAAAAGTTTACTCAACAAGAAGTCAGATTCTGCTAAG GAATCTCAAAGCACAGTGGTGCACAACCCTCCTGATGGAGTCAAG GGATCAACGGAGAGCAACGCCACCAACGACGAGGAGGAAATGAAAG cGGACAGTTCGGCGCAGAGCAGCGCCACAGAGGAGATGCCCCCACTTCTGCCCTCACCTCAAAGCTCACCTGCCA TTCCGCCGCATGACGTAAAGCGCATGGCATGGAACAGCACGGGCAACAGCTCCTGCCCTGACTCTGAGCTCTCACAGTCCTCCATGCCTGCCGCTCCGCTAGGGAGCAACACTGTCGCTGCTATAAGCAACACTAAGCAGA CTCGTAAACAGGAGATCATCAAGATAACGGAGCAGCTTATTGAAGCGATCAACAATGGAGATTTCGATGCCTACAC GAGGATTTGCGATCCTGGACTCACTTCTTTTGAACCCGAGGCCCTGGGGAACCTGGTGGAGGGCATGGACTTTCACAAGTTCTACTTTGAAAACT TGCTGAGCAAGAACAGCAAGCCCGTCCACACCACTCTGCTCAACCCACACGTGCACCTGATCGGTGAGGATGCTGCGTGCATCGCCTACATCCGGCTCACACAGTTTGTGGACACCACGGGCCGCCCTCgctccagccaatcagaggagacCAGGGTGTGGCATCGTCGCGATGGCAAGTGGCTCAACGTTCACTTCCACTGCTCAGGAGCGCCTGCTGCACCACTACAGTGA
- the LOC125881099 gene encoding calcium/calmodulin-dependent protein kinase type II subunit gamma-like isoform X1, whose product MATTATSTRFTDEYQLYEELGKGAFSVVRRCVKKSSGQEYAAKIINTKKLSARDHQKLEREARICRLLKHPNIVRLHDSISEEGFHYLVFDLVTGGELFEDIVAREYYSEADASHCISQILESVNHIHQHDIVHRDLKPENLLLASKMKGAAVKLADFGLAIEVQGDQQAWFGFAGTPGYLSPEVLRKDPYGKPVDIWACGVILYILLVGYPPFWDEDQHKLYQQIKAGAYDFPSPEWDTVTPEAKNLINQMLTINPAKRITAEQALKHPWVCHRSTVASMMHRQETVECLRKFNARRKLKGAILTTMLVSRNFSVGRQHTNSAAAASSTASLAQEACKSLLNKKSDSAKPSTNNSKNSIVSAINALKDTNMATNAQMESQSTVVHNPPDGVKGSTESNATNDEEEMKGRKADSSAQSSATEEMPPLLPSPQSSPAIPPHDVKRMAWNSTGNSSCPDSELSQSSMPAAPLGSNTVAAISNTKQTRKQEIIKITEQLIEAINNGDFDAYTRICDPGLTSFEPEALGNLVEGMDFHKFYFENLLSKNSKPVHTTLLNPHVHLIGEDAACIAYIRLTQFVDTTGRPRSSQSEETRVWHRRDGKWLNVHFHCSGAPAAPLQ is encoded by the exons ACCATCAGAAGCTTGAAAGGGAAGCTCGTATCTGCCGTCTGCTGAAGCACCCCAACATTG TGAGACTCCATGACAGCATTTCAGAGGAAGGCTTTCATTACCTAGTCTTTGACCT GGTGACGGGAGGAGAGCTTTTTGAAGACATTGTAGCCAGGGAGTACTACAGCGAGGCTGATGCCAG TCATTGCATTAGTCAGATCTTGGAGAGTGTCAATCATATCCACCAGCATGATATTGTGCACAGAGACCTCAAG ccCGAGAACCTGTTGTTGGCCAGTAAGATGAAGGGAGCTGCAGTGAAGCTGGCAGACTTTGGCCTTGCTATCGAAGTGCAAGGAGACCAGCAGGCTTGGTTTG GGTTTGCAGGCACCCCGGGTTATCTGTCCCCTGAAGTCCTGAGGAAGGACCCCTACGGCAAGCCTGTGGACATTTGGGCTTGTG GTGTTATTCTCTATATCTTGTTAGTGGGATATCCTCCGTTCTGGGATGAAGATCAACACAAACTCTATCAGCAGATCAAAGCTGGGGCATAcgat TTCCCGTCCCCAGAGTGGGACACCGTGACTCCAGAGGCAAAGAACCTGATCAACCAGATGTTGACCATTAACCCAGCTAAGAGAATCACTGCCGAACAGGCCCTCAAACACCCCTGGGTCTGC CACCGTTCTACAGTGGCGTCCATGATGCACAGACAGGAAACTGTTGAGTGTCTCCGCAAATTCAACGCTCGCCGAAAACTCAAG ggaGCCATCCTCACCACCATGCTGGTGTCCAGAAACTTCTCAG TGGGCCGGCAGCATACCAACTCTGCTGCTGCCGCCTCCTCCACGGCCTCACTGGCTCAGGAAG catGCAAAAGTTTACTCAACAAGAAGTCAGATTCTGCTAAG CCTTCTACCAACAACAGTAAGAACAGTATAGTGAGCGCCATCAATGCCCTGAAAGACACCAACATGGCAACCAACGCCCAGATG GAATCTCAAAGCACAGTGGTGCACAACCCTCCTGATGGAGTCAAG GGATCAACGGAGAGCAACGCCACCAACGACGAGGAGGAAATGAAAGGTAGGAAAG cGGACAGTTCGGCGCAGAGCAGCGCCACAGAGGAGATGCCCCCACTTCTGCCCTCACCTCAAAGCTCACCTGCCA TTCCGCCGCATGACGTAAAGCGCATGGCATGGAACAGCACGGGCAACAGCTCCTGCCCTGACTCTGAGCTCTCACAGTCCTCCATGCCTGCCGCTCCGCTAGGGAGCAACACTGTCGCTGCTATAAGCAACACTAAGCAGA CTCGTAAACAGGAGATCATCAAGATAACGGAGCAGCTTATTGAAGCGATCAACAATGGAGATTTCGATGCCTACAC GAGGATTTGCGATCCTGGACTCACTTCTTTTGAACCCGAGGCCCTGGGGAACCTGGTGGAGGGCATGGACTTTCACAAGTTCTACTTTGAAAACT TGCTGAGCAAGAACAGCAAGCCCGTCCACACCACTCTGCTCAACCCACACGTGCACCTGATCGGTGAGGATGCTGCGTGCATCGCCTACATCCGGCTCACACAGTTTGTGGACACCACGGGCCGCCCTCgctccagccaatcagaggagacCAGGGTGTGGCATCGTCGCGATGGCAAGTGGCTCAACGTTCACTTCCACTGCTCAGGAGCGCCTGCTGCACCACTACAGTGA
- the LOC125881099 gene encoding calcium/calmodulin-dependent protein kinase type II delta chain-like isoform X3, whose amino-acid sequence MATTATSTRFTDEYQLYEELGKGAFSVVRRCVKKSSGQEYAAKIINTKKLSARDHQKLEREARICRLLKHPNIVRLHDSISEEGFHYLVFDLVTGGELFEDIVAREYYSEADASHCISQILESVNHIHQHDIVHRDLKPENLLLASKMKGAAVKLADFGLAIEVQGDQQAWFGFAGTPGYLSPEVLRKDPYGKPVDIWACGVILYILLVGYPPFWDEDQHKLYQQIKAGAYDFPSPEWDTVTPEAKNLINQMLTINPAKRITAEQALKHPWVCHRSTVASMMHRQETVECLRKFNARRKLKGAILTTMLVSRNFSACKSLLNKKSDSAKPSTNNSKNSIVSAINALKDTNMATNAQMESQSTVVHNPPDGVKGSTESNATNDEEEMKGRKADSSAQSSATEEMPPLLPSPQSSPAIPPHDVKRMAWNSTGNSSCPDSELSQSSMPAAPLGSNTVAAISNTKQTRKQEIIKITEQLIEAINNGDFDAYTRICDPGLTSFEPEALGNLVEGMDFHKFYFENLLSKNSKPVHTTLLNPHVHLIGEDAACIAYIRLTQFVDTTGRPRSSQSEETRVWHRRDGKWLNVHFHCSGAPAAPLQ is encoded by the exons ACCATCAGAAGCTTGAAAGGGAAGCTCGTATCTGCCGTCTGCTGAAGCACCCCAACATTG TGAGACTCCATGACAGCATTTCAGAGGAAGGCTTTCATTACCTAGTCTTTGACCT GGTGACGGGAGGAGAGCTTTTTGAAGACATTGTAGCCAGGGAGTACTACAGCGAGGCTGATGCCAG TCATTGCATTAGTCAGATCTTGGAGAGTGTCAATCATATCCACCAGCATGATATTGTGCACAGAGACCTCAAG ccCGAGAACCTGTTGTTGGCCAGTAAGATGAAGGGAGCTGCAGTGAAGCTGGCAGACTTTGGCCTTGCTATCGAAGTGCAAGGAGACCAGCAGGCTTGGTTTG GGTTTGCAGGCACCCCGGGTTATCTGTCCCCTGAAGTCCTGAGGAAGGACCCCTACGGCAAGCCTGTGGACATTTGGGCTTGTG GTGTTATTCTCTATATCTTGTTAGTGGGATATCCTCCGTTCTGGGATGAAGATCAACACAAACTCTATCAGCAGATCAAAGCTGGGGCATAcgat TTCCCGTCCCCAGAGTGGGACACCGTGACTCCAGAGGCAAAGAACCTGATCAACCAGATGTTGACCATTAACCCAGCTAAGAGAATCACTGCCGAACAGGCCCTCAAACACCCCTGGGTCTGC CACCGTTCTACAGTGGCGTCCATGATGCACAGACAGGAAACTGTTGAGTGTCTCCGCAAATTCAACGCTCGCCGAAAACTCAAG ggaGCCATCCTCACCACCATGCTGGTGTCCAGAAACTTCTCAG catGCAAAAGTTTACTCAACAAGAAGTCAGATTCTGCTAAG CCTTCTACCAACAACAGTAAGAACAGTATAGTGAGCGCCATCAATGCCCTGAAAGACACCAACATGGCAACCAACGCCCAGATG GAATCTCAAAGCACAGTGGTGCACAACCCTCCTGATGGAGTCAAG GGATCAACGGAGAGCAACGCCACCAACGACGAGGAGGAAATGAAAGGTAGGAAAG cGGACAGTTCGGCGCAGAGCAGCGCCACAGAGGAGATGCCCCCACTTCTGCCCTCACCTCAAAGCTCACCTGCCA TTCCGCCGCATGACGTAAAGCGCATGGCATGGAACAGCACGGGCAACAGCTCCTGCCCTGACTCTGAGCTCTCACAGTCCTCCATGCCTGCCGCTCCGCTAGGGAGCAACACTGTCGCTGCTATAAGCAACACTAAGCAGA CTCGTAAACAGGAGATCATCAAGATAACGGAGCAGCTTATTGAAGCGATCAACAATGGAGATTTCGATGCCTACAC GAGGATTTGCGATCCTGGACTCACTTCTTTTGAACCCGAGGCCCTGGGGAACCTGGTGGAGGGCATGGACTTTCACAAGTTCTACTTTGAAAACT TGCTGAGCAAGAACAGCAAGCCCGTCCACACCACTCTGCTCAACCCACACGTGCACCTGATCGGTGAGGATGCTGCGTGCATCGCCTACATCCGGCTCACACAGTTTGTGGACACCACGGGCCGCCCTCgctccagccaatcagaggagacCAGGGTGTGGCATCGTCGCGATGGCAAGTGGCTCAACGTTCACTTCCACTGCTCAGGAGCGCCTGCTGCACCACTACAGTGA
- the LOC125881099 gene encoding calcium/calmodulin-dependent protein kinase type II subunit gamma-like isoform X4, producing MATTATSTRFTDEYQLYEELGKGAFSVVRRCVKKSSGQEYAAKIINTKKLSARDHQKLEREARICRLLKHPNIVRLHDSISEEGFHYLVFDLVTGGELFEDIVAREYYSEADASHCISQILESVNHIHQHDIVHRDLKPENLLLASKMKGAAVKLADFGLAIEVQGDQQAWFGFAGTPGYLSPEVLRKDPYGKPVDIWACGVILYILLVGYPPFWDEDQHKLYQQIKAGAYDFPSPEWDTVTPEAKNLINQMLTINPAKRITAEQALKHPWVCHRSTVASMMHRQETVECLRKFNARRKLKGAILTTMLVSRNFSVGRQHTNSAAAASSTASLAQEACKSLLNKKSDSAKESQSTVVHNPPDGVKGSTESNATNDEEEMKGRKADSSAQSSATEEMPPLLPSPQSSPAIPPHDVKRMAWNSTGNSSCPDSELSQSSMPAAPLGSNTVAAISNTKQTRKQEIIKITEQLIEAINNGDFDAYTRICDPGLTSFEPEALGNLVEGMDFHKFYFENLLSKNSKPVHTTLLNPHVHLIGEDAACIAYIRLTQFVDTTGRPRSSQSEETRVWHRRDGKWLNVHFHCSGAPAAPLQ from the exons ACCATCAGAAGCTTGAAAGGGAAGCTCGTATCTGCCGTCTGCTGAAGCACCCCAACATTG TGAGACTCCATGACAGCATTTCAGAGGAAGGCTTTCATTACCTAGTCTTTGACCT GGTGACGGGAGGAGAGCTTTTTGAAGACATTGTAGCCAGGGAGTACTACAGCGAGGCTGATGCCAG TCATTGCATTAGTCAGATCTTGGAGAGTGTCAATCATATCCACCAGCATGATATTGTGCACAGAGACCTCAAG ccCGAGAACCTGTTGTTGGCCAGTAAGATGAAGGGAGCTGCAGTGAAGCTGGCAGACTTTGGCCTTGCTATCGAAGTGCAAGGAGACCAGCAGGCTTGGTTTG GGTTTGCAGGCACCCCGGGTTATCTGTCCCCTGAAGTCCTGAGGAAGGACCCCTACGGCAAGCCTGTGGACATTTGGGCTTGTG GTGTTATTCTCTATATCTTGTTAGTGGGATATCCTCCGTTCTGGGATGAAGATCAACACAAACTCTATCAGCAGATCAAAGCTGGGGCATAcgat TTCCCGTCCCCAGAGTGGGACACCGTGACTCCAGAGGCAAAGAACCTGATCAACCAGATGTTGACCATTAACCCAGCTAAGAGAATCACTGCCGAACAGGCCCTCAAACACCCCTGGGTCTGC CACCGTTCTACAGTGGCGTCCATGATGCACAGACAGGAAACTGTTGAGTGTCTCCGCAAATTCAACGCTCGCCGAAAACTCAAG ggaGCCATCCTCACCACCATGCTGGTGTCCAGAAACTTCTCAG TGGGCCGGCAGCATACCAACTCTGCTGCTGCCGCCTCCTCCACGGCCTCACTGGCTCAGGAAG catGCAAAAGTTTACTCAACAAGAAGTCAGATTCTGCTAAG GAATCTCAAAGCACAGTGGTGCACAACCCTCCTGATGGAGTCAAG GGATCAACGGAGAGCAACGCCACCAACGACGAGGAGGAAATGAAAGGTAGGAAAG cGGACAGTTCGGCGCAGAGCAGCGCCACAGAGGAGATGCCCCCACTTCTGCCCTCACCTCAAAGCTCACCTGCCA TTCCGCCGCATGACGTAAAGCGCATGGCATGGAACAGCACGGGCAACAGCTCCTGCCCTGACTCTGAGCTCTCACAGTCCTCCATGCCTGCCGCTCCGCTAGGGAGCAACACTGTCGCTGCTATAAGCAACACTAAGCAGA CTCGTAAACAGGAGATCATCAAGATAACGGAGCAGCTTATTGAAGCGATCAACAATGGAGATTTCGATGCCTACAC GAGGATTTGCGATCCTGGACTCACTTCTTTTGAACCCGAGGCCCTGGGGAACCTGGTGGAGGGCATGGACTTTCACAAGTTCTACTTTGAAAACT TGCTGAGCAAGAACAGCAAGCCCGTCCACACCACTCTGCTCAACCCACACGTGCACCTGATCGGTGAGGATGCTGCGTGCATCGCCTACATCCGGCTCACACAGTTTGTGGACACCACGGGCCGCCCTCgctccagccaatcagaggagacCAGGGTGTGGCATCGTCGCGATGGCAAGTGGCTCAACGTTCACTTCCACTGCTCAGGAGCGCCTGCTGCACCACTACAGTGA